The sequence TTTACTACGAGCAGTTGCGCAAACGCCAAGGATTCGCCGCGCAGTTCTTGCCGCCGCTAGCGGCCGGCGTGAGCGTGGCAAAGAGCGTTTATTAAGTTCGCTCAGCAATTTCTCGCCGATGGTGTCCCGTTCCTAGGGTCGTGTCCTGCTAATTCGTCAAAGAATTGTTCCAGCGCAGAATGGCACTTACTTGAGGCAAAAGCCGAAACGTATCAGCCGCCACTCCCTCCCCCTCAGGGGGAGGGTCGGGGTGGGGGTGGGTTTTTTGCAGTAGCGACCACAACCCACCCCCATCCTGTTTCTTGCCCAGGGCGCACTAAAACCAGTGCGCCAGCTCCGTCTCGCCTCCCCTGAAGGGAAAGGGACCTGTTAATAAGTTCGGGGTGGGTGAGTTTAGTCATCGTTTTAGCCCGTTCGTTGTCCGCCCACGCGCCCCCCGATTCTCCACTATCGTTACCTCAGGATTGTCTGATTTCCGCCGGCATGGCGCCGCAAGTGTCGGCTAGCCGTCACCGATAGGGGAGAAAATCCCCCTGGCACATCGGTTGCATTTACCCCTAGCAAGCAGGCCGCTCACCTGCGGTTCAATAGACAACAGGGGAATAAAATGGACTTTCGCAACCGGAATGAAAAAAGCGCCAGCCAACGATTTTTGTTGGCCATCGTCGTTACCCTCCTGCTAATGCCATTTGCCGCTTCAGCCGGCCAGACATCGCTGATTATTAACGGCAAGGCGTGGCACATCGGTACCGACAAGCATTACAACGAAAAGAACTGGGGTGCCGGCGTGCAATACGATTTCGACGTCGTCGGCGACAACTGGATCCCGTTCGTTACTGCCTCCGGCTTCAAAGATTCCAACAACAACCCGTCGTATTACGCGGGCGGCGGCTATCTCAAGCGCTTCGCCATCAGCTCGGATTACCACGTCGACATCGGCGCCATCGCCTTTTTAATGCAGCGCGAAGGCTACAAGAACGACAACCCGTTCCTGGGCGCACTGCCGGTGCTGTCTATCGGCACGCAGAAGGTCGCGGTCAACATCACTTACATCCCGTCGGTCGATCCGAAGTGGGTCCCCTTGTGGTTCTTCCAGCTGAAGGTCGCACTGCCGCAATAATCGCCGCCGTACTCTCTCGGTTTGACCGCCGCCGCCGGATGATTTTTACTGGGCCCGGTCAACCGAGAGCTTCCTGTGTCAGCCACCGATCCCATCACGCTGTTTACCGAATGGTTTGCCAAGGCCGCTAGCACCGGCATCGACAAGCCGAATGCCATGACCCTAACCACCGTCGGTAGCGACGGTCGGCCGGATGCCCGTATTGTCCTGCTGAGCTCGGTCGATACACGCGGCTTCGTTTTTCACACGAACTATCAAAGCCGTAAGGGCGAAGAGTTAGCGCACAATCCGGCGGTCGCGTTGGTGTTCTGGTGGGACCCGCTCGGATCGCAGGTGCGAATCGAAGGGCAAGCCACCAAGACTAGCGCCGCCGAATCGGACGCCTACTTTGCCAAGCGTCCGCGCGGTAGCCAACTCGGTGCGTGGGCGTCGGCGCAGAGCCGGCCGATCGAAAGCCGCGCGGTGCTGGAAGCGCAACTGCGCGAGTGCGAACGCGAATACGATGGCCGGCCGGTGCCACGGCCGCCGCATTGGGGCGGTTACCGGGTCGTGCCGCAGCGGATCGAATTTTGGCAAGATCGTCCGAACCGATTGCACGATCGCATCCGCTACGAGCGCGCCGCCGATGGCGGTTGGCGCACGCTCCAGCTGTCACCGTAGTTACCTACCTTAATCTGCTTTAATCAGATAACCGCGCCGACAACGCGCGGTCTGGCCGCGCACATCGGCACCCCATAATTAGCGGAGTCCCTCATGTCGTTCTTACGCAAACAGCTATCGTGCTTGCCGTTGTTGCTTCTGCTGGTTAATAGCGTTGCTGCGCTTGCCGCCGACGTCACCGAGCCGGCGGCGGCCGATGTACAAGCCGCTTTCGCCGCCGCCGAAAAAACCGTGCAGCGCGGCCCGGCCGACGTGACGCTCGCCGACCAGGCGACGCTCAAGCTGCCGGCTAATTTCGCCTTTGTGCCGGCGAAAGAGGCGGCGGGAATTCTGCAGGCATGGGGCAATCGCGCCGGCGACGAGTTGATCGGTATGGTATTTCCCAGCGGTGAGACGGCGGACAACTGGTTTGTCGTCATCCAATTCGATAAGGCCGGTTACATCAAAGACGACGACGCTAAGGATTGGAACGCCGACGATCTGCTGCAGTCATTAAAAGACGGCACCGACCACGCCAACGAGGAGCGCCGTAAGCGCGGTATTGCCGAGATGGAAATCGTCGGTTGGGTTGAGCCGCCGCACTACGATTCGACCACGCGCCAACTGGTATGGTCGATTGCGTCGCGCGACAAGGGTGCGGCCGATTCGGCGGAGAAGGGCATCAACTACAACACCTACAGCCTCGGCCGCGACGGCTACATCAGCATGAATCTCGTCACCGATTTGAAAGCGATCGAGACCCACAAGCCGATCGCCAAGACCTTGCTCGGCGCTTTGAGTTTCCGCGACGGCGAGCGCTACGCCGACTTCGACGCCTCGACCGACAAGGTCGCGGCCTACGGTCTGGCGGCGTTGGTGGCCGGCGTTGCCGCCAAAAAACTCGGCATGTTCGCGCTGCTCGCCGGCGTGCTGGTGAAGTTCTGGAAGCTGATCGCTATCGGTTTCGTCGCCTTCGGCGGCGGCCTGGCGAAATGGTGGAAGGGTCGCAAATCTTCCGGCGGTACACCGAGCTGAGGCAGGTATGAGATTCTTATTGTTGTTGCTGTCCGGATTGAAGCTCGGCAAGGTGCTGTTGACCGGCGGCACGATGCTGCTGTCGGTATTCGCGTATGCCTTCATCTTTGGCTGGAAATATGCCGTTGGCTTCGTGCTGCTTATCTTCGTCCACGAGATGGGCCACTACCTGGCGGCGCGTCAACGTGGCCTCGGCGTGGGCGCGCCGACGTTCATTCCCTTTGTCGGCGCCTGGATCGAACTGAAGCAGTTGCCGCACGATGTCGAAACCGAAGCTTACATCGGCATCGCCGGTCCGGTCGCCGGCACGGTCGGTGCGCTGGCGTGTTACCTGCTCGCGCGCCAGTACGACAGCGATTTGTTGTTGGCGTTGTCGTACGCCGGATTCTTTTTGAACCTGTTCAACTTGATCCCGATTTCGCCGTTCGACGGCGGCCGCATCACTGCCATCATTTCGCCGCGTGTGTGGCTACTCGGCGTGCCGATGTTAATCGGGTTGTTTTTGTATCGGCCAAGTCCGTTGCTGATCATCATGGCGCTGTTTGCGGCGCCGCAGGTATGGAAGGCAATCAAGTTCGATCCAAACGATCCGGAACACGCGGCTTATTACAAGGCGAAACCGGAAACTCGATTAACGTACGCGCTGTATTATCTCGGGCTCGCCGGCTTTCTCGCCGTCATGGCGCAGGATGTGCACGAAATGCTCGGCACGATACGCCACGCTGCCGGGTCGTAGTCCGCGCTAGCGTTTTAGCGCGATCAACACGCCGGTGACAATAGCGAGCGCGCCCAGCACAACCGTGTCATAGGTGAAGTTCAGGTGAATAACCGCTCGCAGTCCGGTGGCGACCAGCCAAACGCCGAGCAACAGCGTGCCTAGATTTTTCATGTGCACTCCCTGCTTCCCTCATCCCCACCCTTCTCCCGGGGGGAGAAGGGCTTCAAAACCCCTCTCCCTCGGGAGAGGGGCTGGGGTGAGGGAAGCTGTTGAGTTGATGTCGGTTCATTTTGTTAAGGACTCTAAGAAAGTGGAAACGTTGCCGAATAGCATAGCAGCGAAGCGCGTTGCGTCGTTTGTGGGCCGCCGTTACAGCGCTGCCGTTGCTCGGTCGGTTTGCACCTGATTGCGGCCGTTGGTTTTGGCTTGATAGAGCGCGGTATCGGCGCGTTGCAGCAAGGCGTCGATGTTATCGCCTTCTTCATAGGCGGTGACGCCGACGCTGATGGTGGGGCGCGCTTCCGACAGTTTGAGCCGGGTTACCGCCTCGCACTGCCGCTTCGCCAGTTCGCGCGCTTGTTCGAGTTGAGTATCGACATAGATCGCACAGAATTCATCGCCGCCGTAACGGCCGACCATATCGACATCGCGGCAGGTTTGCGCCAACGCGTTGGCGATAGCGATCAAGGTGGCATCGCCGGTAACGTGGCCGAAGGTGTCGTTGATCTTCTTGAAGTGATCGACGTCGATCAGCGCCACCGCAAAGTGTCGCCGGCGCTGACCTTCTTTGAGCAGCGACCCGAGGCG is a genomic window of Gammaproteobacteria bacterium containing:
- the pdxH gene encoding pyridoxamine 5'-phosphate oxidase; protein product: MGPVNRELPVSATDPITLFTEWFAKAASTGIDKPNAMTLTTVGSDGRPDARIVLLSSVDTRGFVFHTNYQSRKGEELAHNPAVALVFWWDPLGSQVRIEGQATKTSAAESDAYFAKRPRGSQLGAWASAQSRPIESRAVLEAQLRECEREYDGRPVPRPPHWGGYRVVPQRIEFWQDRPNRLHDRIRYERAADGGWRTLQLSP
- a CDS encoding DUF2167 domain-containing protein, translated to MSFLRKQLSCLPLLLLLVNSVAALAADVTEPAAADVQAAFAAAEKTVQRGPADVTLADQATLKLPANFAFVPAKEAAGILQAWGNRAGDELIGMVFPSGETADNWFVVIQFDKAGYIKDDDAKDWNADDLLQSLKDGTDHANEERRKRGIAEMEIVGWVEPPHYDSTTRQLVWSIASRDKGAADSAEKGINYNTYSLGRDGYISMNLVTDLKAIETHKPIAKTLLGALSFRDGERYADFDASTDKVAAYGLAALVAGVAAKKLGMFALLAGVLVKFWKLIAIGFVAFGGGLAKWWKGRKSSGGTPS
- a CDS encoding site-2 protease family protein codes for the protein MRFLLLLLSGLKLGKVLLTGGTMLLSVFAYAFIFGWKYAVGFVLLIFVHEMGHYLAARQRGLGVGAPTFIPFVGAWIELKQLPHDVETEAYIGIAGPVAGTVGALACYLLARQYDSDLLLALSYAGFFLNLFNLIPISPFDGGRITAIISPRVWLLGVPMLIGLFLYRPSPLLIIMALFAAPQVWKAIKFDPNDPEHAAYYKAKPETRLTYALYYLGLAGFLAVMAQDVHEMLGTIRHAAGS